The proteins below are encoded in one region of Candidatus Saccharimonadales bacterium:
- a CDS encoding MarP family serine protease gives MSSLDIFIIILALLQAAWWARAGFMHSLFSLSGFWLGFVIGTLLAPVLMTLVAGAWVQMALAIVVILTVASLGGSLGQLMGRRLGQLTHRLRLGWLDTSLGALLGVVITLATIWLGASLLSGSPFTGLNRQLQQSTIIHQLNRALPPTPAILTRIGGLINQQIFPRIFIGPAPRPVEPVNQSTSAEVEAVLATAGASTVRIEGLGCGGIITGSGFVAQENLVVTNAHVVAGITSPTIIDANGSRSGEIVYFDPDQDIAMVRTLSLAGLPLPLASQLEPRSTTAVVLGYPGGGRLKGTPAGILRQIEARGLDIYGRRAVTRSMYELQAEVISGNSGGPVVLPNGTVVGLVVARSESVAEVSYSLTSKVISAALESVTATSQLVTSGRCLPR, from the coding sequence ATGAGTTCACTCGATATCTTCATTATCATCCTAGCGCTACTCCAGGCGGCCTGGTGGGCACGAGCCGGTTTCATGCATAGTCTTTTCTCTCTTAGCGGATTTTGGCTAGGCTTCGTTATCGGTACCCTGCTGGCCCCTGTGCTGATGACATTGGTTGCCGGCGCTTGGGTACAAATGGCGCTGGCTATAGTGGTGATACTTACAGTTGCCTCCCTCGGCGGATCACTAGGACAGCTAATGGGGCGTAGACTCGGTCAGCTCACACATCGCTTACGCCTCGGTTGGTTAGATACCAGCTTAGGTGCGCTGCTCGGCGTAGTGATAACCCTCGCTACGATCTGGCTCGGTGCCTCTCTGCTAAGTGGTTCACCATTTACTGGCTTAAACCGCCAACTACAGCAGTCGACCATCATACATCAGCTGAACCGCGCCCTCCCACCGACCCCGGCCATACTGACTCGTATCGGAGGACTAATCAATCAGCAGATATTTCCCCGGATATTCATCGGTCCAGCGCCGCGCCCAGTCGAGCCCGTAAATCAGTCGACGAGCGCGGAAGTCGAAGCCGTCTTGGCCACGGCCGGCGCCTCCACCGTCCGGATCGAAGGGCTAGGCTGTGGCGGAATCATCACTGGCTCTGGTTTCGTGGCTCAGGAGAATTTAGTAGTAACTAACGCCCACGTGGTGGCCGGTATCACAAGCCCTACCATTATCGATGCAAACGGATCACGATCAGGTGAAATAGTTTACTTCGACCCTGATCAGGATATTGCCATGGTCCGAACCTTAAGCCTGGCCGGTTTACCACTCCCGCTTGCCAGCCAACTTGAACCCCGCAGCACGACGGCCGTAGTGTTAGGCTATCCGGGTGGCGGTCGGCTTAAAGGTACGCCGGCCGGTATCTTGAGACAGATAGAGGCACGAGGGCTTGATATCTATGGTCGGCGCGCCGTTACTCGTTCGATGTATGAGCTGCAGGCAGAGGTTATTTCCGGTAATTCGGGCGGACCCGTTGTTTTACCGAATGGCACCGTAGTTGGCCTAGTTGTGGCTCGCTCCGAAAGCGTAGCGGAAGTCAGCTACAGCCTGACCTCGAAAGTGATAAGTGCTGCTCTGGAGTCGGTTACAGCTACCAGCCAACTGGTGACTAGCGGACGTTGTCTGCCACGCTAA
- a CDS encoding M14 family metallopeptidase, translated as MLKQKLKLVTTLLRSAPQTLRSFTRQRPRLVLALLLAPIGLLIALSYFPRQLTFTYAQPSCITNPLLLPNLHRTTASAAYELTHTPLISIGSYPLLSLDSCATALAPPPLQTETVKLHFLHLPILHKSIQLKAETAPQLTTATDYLKQISVIDPLVLELDQADTVSDYTLQVGEDEVTCTTVMTELICPVEQLKLKQASRYSISITRSVQDQIAAILLSTEVETVTPIAVENASVEHKSTVHQIIDAITITMNKSVASVGQFELRRTDQTEPESIPLDISAADKKITIALSAPLAREATYELNASDITATDKGFLISPLKLQFTTSGGPQVENVNISRYAVSRNADPLISFDYPLSEEQDLKQHLTIEVGGKNLPLHSVVVNGARVTLIPAALLPHCSPITIKVSDNLENRHGVSGSTAYEYKSHTVCQQVTNIGSSIAGRAIPAYSFGNGAEKIIYVGALHGNEASSKYILDAWIAELEANYSQIPANRTIIVVPQVNPDGIAAGRRTNSRGVDLNRNFPANDWKSDVTVPGGQLVEEGGGKSPLSEPETSALANFILNQNPKLVLSYHAVASLVIANESGNSRQLASQYGQAVGYHSLGGYDQGDTFAYDTTGSLESWLHDKYGLPSLLIELSTYSGSEFYYHRSAMWQMVNH; from the coding sequence GTGCTTAAACAAAAACTTAAACTAGTAACCACACTACTACGTTCAGCCCCGCAGACCCTGCGTAGTTTCACCCGACAGCGACCACGTTTGGTACTGGCCCTACTGCTGGCACCGATCGGCTTACTGATAGCACTGAGCTACTTCCCTCGCCAGCTCACCTTCACCTACGCCCAACCCAGCTGCATTACTAACCCGCTACTACTTCCAAACCTCCATCGTACTACGGCCAGCGCAGCTTATGAGCTCACCCATACCCCCTTAATCTCAATCGGCTCTTATCCACTACTGTCACTCGACAGCTGCGCCACAGCCCTCGCACCGCCACCCCTACAGACCGAAACGGTCAAGCTACACTTCCTGCATTTACCCATCCTACATAAATCAATTCAGCTTAAGGCAGAAACAGCCCCGCAGCTAACCACCGCTACAGACTACTTAAAGCAAATTTCCGTCATCGATCCTTTGGTACTGGAACTAGATCAAGCCGACACTGTATCTGACTATACCTTGCAGGTGGGTGAGGATGAGGTCACCTGTACTACGGTTATGACCGAACTTATCTGTCCGGTAGAACAGCTGAAACTTAAGCAGGCTAGTCGCTATAGTATTTCAATTACTCGATCGGTCCAGGACCAAATAGCAGCTATCCTGCTTAGCACTGAGGTAGAAACGGTTACACCTATAGCAGTGGAGAATGCATCGGTAGAACATAAGTCAACTGTCCATCAAATAATCGATGCTATTACTATAACTATGAATAAATCAGTCGCCTCAGTTGGTCAGTTCGAACTCCGGCGCACCGATCAGACCGAGCCGGAATCTATTCCGCTGGATATCAGTGCTGCCGATAAGAAGATAACTATAGCTCTAAGTGCGCCATTAGCCCGTGAAGCCACCTATGAGTTAAATGCCAGTGATATTACGGCTACCGATAAGGGTTTCTTGATCTCACCCCTAAAACTACAGTTCACCACCTCGGGTGGTCCCCAAGTGGAGAACGTTAACATTAGTCGCTACGCCGTCTCTCGTAACGCCGACCCTCTCATCAGCTTCGACTACCCTCTGTCTGAGGAGCAAGATCTAAAGCAGCACCTCACTATTGAGGTGGGCGGCAAGAACCTGCCGCTGCACTCCGTAGTCGTTAACGGTGCCCGCGTCACCCTTATTCCCGCCGCCCTCTTGCCGCACTGTAGCCCAATCACAATCAAAGTTTCAGATAACCTAGAAAACCGTCATGGTGTCAGCGGTAGTACCGCCTACGAATACAAATCACACACCGTCTGTCAGCAGGTCACAAATATCGGTAGCTCTATCGCCGGTCGAGCGATTCCAGCCTACAGCTTTGGTAATGGAGCGGAGAAGATTATCTACGTCGGCGCCCTGCACGGTAATGAGGCCAGTTCAAAGTACATCCTCGACGCTTGGATAGCCGAACTTGAGGCCAACTACTCTCAGATACCGGCCAACCGAACCATCATCGTAGTGCCGCAAGTTAATCCCGATGGTATCGCCGCTGGTCGGCGCACTAACTCTCGTGGTGTCGACCTCAACCGTAACTTTCCCGCTAACGACTGGAAGTCAGACGTTACTGTGCCTGGTGGCCAACTAGTTGAAGAGGGTGGTGGAAAATCTCCACTTTCTGAGCCAGAGACCAGCGCCTTAGCTAATTTCATCTTAAACCAGAACCCTAAACTCGTGCTGTCCTACCATGCTGTTGCCTCACTCGTAATAGCCAATGAATCCGGCAACTCTCGCCAACTGGCCAGCCAGTACGGTCAAGCCGTCGGCTACCACAGCCTGGGTGGCTACGACCAAGGGGACACCTTTGCCTATGACACTACCGGCTCACTGGAGAGTTGGCTGCACGACAAATATGGTCTACCCAGCCTCCTGATAGAACTAAGCACCTATAGCGGCAGTGAATTTTACTACCACCGCTCGGCTATGTGGCAGATGGTAAACCACTAG
- the rplS gene encoding 50S ribosomal protein L19 gives MSTLLENFEKTYQKPQVADVRSGDTVRVHQRIVEGSKERVQVFEGVVIRTHRKSSLTATITVRRVASGIGVEKTFLTHAPNIENIEVVRRSKVRRNYLSYLRRRSGKSARLQEVGFDRAAAEVDEIVEASEQPGSDKK, from the coding sequence ATGTCGACATTATTAGAAAATTTTGAGAAGACCTACCAGAAGCCGCAAGTGGCCGATGTACGTTCTGGTGACACGGTACGGGTACACCAACGAATCGTTGAGGGCAGTAAAGAACGCGTTCAGGTCTTTGAGGGCGTAGTGATCCGTACTCATCGTAAGAGCTCACTTACCGCTACTATCACGGTGCGTCGAGTGGCCAGTGGTATCGGGGTAGAGAAGACCTTTCTGACTCATGCACCTAATATCGAGAATATCGAAGTTGTGCGTCGCTCTAAGGTACGCCGTAATTATCTGAGCTACCTCCGACGACGCTCTGGTAAATCAGCCCGTTTGCAGGAAGTCGGTTTTGATCGAGCGGCGGCCGAAGTAGATGAGATCGTAGAAGCTTCCGAGCAGCCCGGCTCGGATAAGAAGTAA
- a CDS encoding TrmH family RNA methyltransferase — MEQLTLILDNIRSAHNVGGILRNAVAFGVQEIYCTGITPYPLLTSDHRLPHVSRRATEQIRKTALGAEKLCHIHHFEAITTAIHTARNKGAAIYALELQPQARDLAGFQPELPAALILGNEVDGIHSDLLKTVDEVIQIAHTEAKESLNVTTASGIALYHFSTQLRG, encoded by the coding sequence ATGGAACAACTAACGCTTATCTTGGACAATATCCGCAGTGCCCATAATGTCGGCGGCATCCTGCGCAACGCCGTGGCCTTTGGGGTTCAAGAAATTTACTGCACTGGCATTACTCCTTACCCGCTACTCACAAGCGACCATCGTTTACCCCACGTCAGTCGCCGAGCGACAGAGCAGATCCGTAAAACCGCTCTTGGAGCAGAAAAGTTGTGTCATATCCACCACTTCGAGGCAATCACAACTGCCATACACACTGCCCGGAATAAGGGGGCAGCGATCTACGCTCTGGAGTTGCAGCCTCAAGCTCGCGATCTAGCCGGTTTCCAGCCTGAGTTACCGGCCGCTCTTATCCTTGGTAACGAGGTTGATGGTATTCACTCAGATCTGCTAAAGACAGTCGATGAAGTTATTCAAATTGCGCATACAGAGGCCAAAGAGTCTCTTAACGTCACTACCGCGAGCGGTATCGCCCTCTACCACTTCTCAACTCAACTTAGAGGATAA
- a CDS encoding ATP-binding cassette domain-containing protein — MLIANGLTKRYKKKLAVDDVSFKVRPGVVTGFLGPNGAGKTTTMRLILGLDKGLGETRYDGQLLREYASPVHVVGLLLDAKAFHPKRTARNHLRVLAAAGGIDDTRVDEVLSIVGLTDVADKRPGSFSMGMGQRLGIAAAILGKPKYLLLDEPGNGLDPEGISWLRRFMQDYAAAGNVVFVSSHLLSEMAQMATDVIVIGKGKLLADTSIEALISGSGATTTFVRVKAPKRLERALIQAGAEVENSNSGLLVRGLDIDAVGQLAFKLATPVLELSQKAASLEEVFLEITAGSEEYKAKVGADSEDSDV, encoded by the coding sequence ATGTTAATCGCTAACGGGCTTACCAAGCGCTATAAGAAGAAACTGGCTGTCGATGATGTCAGTTTTAAGGTCCGACCTGGTGTTGTGACCGGTTTCCTGGGTCCTAACGGCGCTGGTAAGACTACTACTATGCGTCTAATATTAGGGCTAGATAAAGGGCTAGGAGAGACGCGTTATGATGGTCAGCTTCTGCGTGAGTATGCGTCACCGGTACACGTCGTGGGTTTACTGCTCGATGCCAAGGCATTTCATCCTAAACGTACGGCCCGCAACCACCTGCGTGTTTTAGCCGCGGCCGGCGGCATAGATGATACTCGAGTAGATGAGGTGTTGAGTATTGTCGGTCTTACGGATGTGGCCGATAAACGTCCAGGGAGTTTCTCGATGGGCATGGGTCAGCGTCTAGGGATAGCGGCCGCAATTCTAGGTAAGCCGAAGTATTTGCTGTTGGACGAGCCTGGTAATGGCCTCGATCCGGAGGGTATATCCTGGCTGCGACGTTTCATGCAGGACTATGCTGCTGCGGGTAATGTAGTGTTCGTCTCCAGCCACTTACTAAGTGAGATGGCACAGATGGCTACCGATGTCATAGTGATCGGTAAGGGTAAGTTGCTAGCTGATACGTCGATCGAGGCGTTAATTAGTGGTAGCGGCGCTACCACTACGTTTGTACGAGTTAAGGCACCCAAGCGGTTAGAGCGAGCGTTAATTCAGGCCGGAGCTGAGGTGGAAAACAGCAATTCCGGTTTGTTAGTTCGTGGTTTAGACATCGATGCGGTCGGTCAGCTAGCCTTTAAGTTAGCTACCCCCGTGTTGGAGCTGAGTCAAAAAGCCGCTTCACTGGAAGAAGTGTTTCTAGAGATTACGGCTGGATCAGAGGAGTATAAGGCCAAGGTGGGCGCCGACAGTGAGGATAGTGATGTTTAA
- a CDS encoding ribonuclease HII, with the protein MMENLIVGIDEAGRGPWAGPLTAAAVLLPVECVMNGVKDSKQLTIDGRSRLAAVIARTAQAVGLGWASPSEIDQLGLRIATTLAMGRAYAQLGELRARIIIDGSINYLPDIPLTETLVRADQTIPAVSAASIIAKHYRDQYMKHLAHLYPEYGFERHVGYGTSAHAQALAQYGACLLHRHSFAPVRRRVAAIG; encoded by the coding sequence ATGATGGAGAATTTAATAGTCGGAATAGATGAGGCGGGGCGCGGTCCTTGGGCAGGCCCACTGACGGCAGCAGCAGTTTTGCTACCTGTGGAGTGTGTAATGAACGGAGTCAAAGACTCTAAGCAGTTAACTATAGATGGGCGGAGCAGGTTAGCTGCGGTCATCGCCCGTACTGCTCAGGCAGTCGGGTTAGGCTGGGCCTCCCCGTCCGAAATCGATCAGCTTGGCCTTCGTATCGCCACCACTTTGGCCATGGGCCGGGCCTACGCCCAGCTAGGTGAGTTGAGAGCGCGGATTATTATCGACGGCTCGATCAACTATCTGCCGGATATTCCTTTGACTGAGACTTTAGTGCGCGCCGATCAAACGATCCCAGCCGTGAGTGCGGCTTCGATCATCGCTAAACACTACCGCGATCAGTATATGAAGCATCTAGCTCACCTCTATCCTGAGTACGGTTTTGAGCGGCACGTTGGTTACGGCACATCAGCACACGCGCAGGCTTTAGCGCAGTATGGCGCCTGTCTCTTGCACCGTCACTCATTTGCACCGGTGCGCCGAAGAGTAGCAGCGATAGGTTAA
- a CDS encoding CAP domain-containing protein, whose product MKIIKFIKNSLVPNLQNSWHPYLMRTPALVTVAASLLLVQVVVNIQEHSGRILGANGTIESQQLVDMTNRLRSESGVRELEVNGKLQAAAQAKAEDMLVRDYWAHYAPDGTSPWMFLEQNEYGYRYAGENLAKQFSTSEGVIQGWIQSPAHRDNLLDDRFSEIGIATASGRLNGAATTVVVALYADPQPLQLHVGEVAAAPGEVLPAATAYSLVNPLMSVAILPIATQLTVFTTFGFSTLYLFQHLVIRKRHLLWDQHVHPRPLLRSLVLLGLAVLVLQAGWGAVG is encoded by the coding sequence ATGAAAATCATAAAATTTATTAAAAACAGCTTAGTCCCTAACCTGCAAAACTCATGGCATCCTTATCTAATGCGTACCCCGGCGTTGGTAACGGTAGCAGCTAGCTTACTACTGGTTCAAGTGGTAGTAAATATTCAGGAGCACAGCGGCCGTATACTGGGTGCTAACGGCACGATCGAGAGCCAACAGCTGGTAGATATGACCAATCGCTTGCGATCTGAATCTGGCGTAAGAGAGTTAGAAGTTAACGGAAAGCTACAAGCCGCCGCTCAGGCCAAGGCCGAGGACATGCTGGTGCGTGATTACTGGGCTCACTATGCTCCGGATGGTACCTCACCCTGGATGTTCCTGGAGCAGAATGAGTACGGTTATCGTTATGCTGGCGAGAACCTAGCCAAACAGTTCAGTACCAGTGAGGGGGTAATTCAGGGTTGGATTCAGAGTCCGGCTCATCGAGACAACCTGCTAGACGATCGCTTTAGCGAGATCGGTATTGCCACTGCTAGCGGTCGTCTGAATGGCGCTGCTACTACAGTAGTAGTAGCACTTTATGCCGATCCGCAGCCGCTACAGCTGCATGTTGGTGAAGTTGCAGCGGCACCAGGCGAGGTGCTCCCGGCAGCTACTGCCTACTCGCTTGTGAATCCACTTATGTCGGTGGCTATTCTACCGATTGCAACCCAGCTTACCGTATTTACGACCTTTGGTTTCTCCACTTTGTATCTCTTTCAGCATCTGGTTATCCGTAAACGGCACTTGCTTTGGGATCAGCATGTGCATCCACGACCACTGCTGCGTAGCCTAGTGCTGCTGGGACTAGCGGTGTTAGTTCTTCAGGCCGGATGGGGGGCAGTAGGATGA
- a CDS encoding DNA polymerase III subunit alpha translates to MSVNSFKPADFVHLHNHTHYSLLDGLQKVPEMLDRVVELGMEAVAITDHGTLSGVIEFYKEAKKRDVKPIIGIETYVAPRKHTDKEGRKDASPYHLILLAMNNQGYENLMRLSTVAHLDGFYYKPRIDRELLEKYSAGIIVLSGCIGGEVGEALRNDRDTEAEETAKWYQSVFGDRYYLELQDHGHEWSEQARVNDKLLKLGSRLGIELVVTADAHYCLPEDQAAHEVLLCVQTASQLSDTSRMSLKDMHLYVTEPEQVAVRWSDNLAVLTNTRAIADRCEVEIELGGILIPRFDTPEGESEKDYLAKLAYQGLVWRYSERTIKEAAQLTIEEIKQLLEPDIIERFEYELGVINSMGFAGYFLIVSDFIQWGKSEGIIFGPGRGSAAGSIVSYALNITDLDPLKYDLLFERFLNPDRISMPDIDIDIQDTRRNEVIDYTIAKYGADRVANIVTFGTMAARNAIRDTARVLGVPYGDADRLAKMIPPPVQGRHIPLKRSLVDVDELKAEYAGNPQSKKVFDLAVRLEGTIRSHGVHAAGVVIAPDEIVKYTPLEMAQKGVVSTQYPMNPIEELGLLKMDFLGLSNLTIIKNALRIIRKVHEVEIDISSIPMDDTKTFELFSRGDTTGVFQLESAGMKRYLKQLGPNQFEDIIAMVALYRPGPMAELPRYIEGKNKPDKVTYPHKSLEPILEDTYGVMVYQEQIIAMLQLIAGYTAGEADLVRKAIGKKKREIMEAEEPKFIQGCIKQGLSEEQANGLWALIQPFADYSFNKSHAACYALIAYQTAYLKAHYPSAFMAALMTSDFDDADRIAIEIAECRHMGIDVLPPDVNESFVEFAVRPHEDNSGRRAIRFGLSAVKNVGIGAVEEILRAREEGKFNSVEDFAKRVSVRSVNRKAWESLIKAGAFDTLGDRAIFLLNLDKIVAFAQRLQKDAANGQTDLFGDSVVDTSLQPRLDLDTPQEKLNEREYLQWERELLGVYLSSHPLDGFSDYLAEKAMPIERITKDKDGNNVQIGGLVTAVREITTRNGAQMAFVKMEDKSGELEIIVFPKTYEGSHGLWEVDKVLLVQGKVNTKDRDGKRGEEIKIMADKVREINERERQNGDAKPALSPSAEPEPPAPSVAVEQLDNDDSEPTEAPSVSTGATSIEINLPVAGGRDQATLQAIKRILDRYSGEGSAFIAVAGQRIKLPFAVQVCDELIRAIEGLELVDSVSSI, encoded by the coding sequence CCCCACGTAAACATACCGATAAGGAGGGCAGGAAAGACGCCAGTCCTTACCACCTTATCCTGCTAGCTATGAACAATCAGGGTTACGAGAATCTAATGCGCCTCTCTACCGTAGCCCACCTAGATGGTTTTTACTATAAGCCGCGCATCGATCGGGAGTTACTAGAGAAATACAGTGCGGGAATCATCGTGCTCTCCGGCTGCATTGGTGGTGAGGTCGGGGAGGCCCTGCGCAACGATCGCGATACAGAGGCGGAAGAGACGGCCAAGTGGTACCAGTCGGTTTTTGGTGATCGCTACTATCTCGAGCTGCAGGATCACGGCCACGAATGGTCGGAACAGGCACGGGTGAATGACAAGTTGCTTAAATTGGGTAGTCGGCTTGGTATCGAGCTGGTGGTGACAGCCGACGCCCACTATTGTTTGCCAGAGGATCAGGCAGCTCATGAGGTGCTGCTCTGTGTGCAGACCGCCTCGCAACTAAGCGATACTAGTCGGATGAGTCTCAAAGACATGCATCTCTATGTTACGGAACCGGAGCAGGTCGCCGTGCGTTGGAGCGATAATCTGGCGGTGCTTACTAATACTCGAGCTATCGCTGATCGGTGTGAGGTTGAGATCGAGCTGGGCGGGATTTTAATTCCGCGCTTTGACACGCCAGAGGGTGAGAGTGAGAAGGACTATCTGGCTAAACTGGCTTATCAGGGGCTGGTTTGGCGCTACAGTGAGCGGACAATTAAAGAGGCGGCACAGTTGACGATTGAAGAGATTAAACAGTTACTGGAACCAGACATCATCGAGCGCTTCGAGTATGAACTGGGTGTAATTAACAGCATGGGCTTTGCCGGCTATTTCTTAATCGTTTCCGATTTTATCCAGTGGGGTAAGTCGGAGGGCATTATTTTTGGTCCAGGTCGGGGATCGGCTGCCGGTTCAATCGTCTCCTATGCGTTGAATATCACTGACCTCGATCCTTTGAAGTACGATCTACTATTTGAACGATTTCTCAACCCAGACCGGATTTCGATGCCGGATATCGATATTGACATTCAGGACACGCGGCGAAACGAAGTAATCGATTATACGATTGCTAAGTATGGCGCCGACCGGGTGGCCAATATCGTTACGTTCGGTACGATGGCAGCGCGAAATGCTATTAGAGATACGGCCCGAGTCTTAGGTGTACCGTACGGTGATGCCGATCGGCTCGCGAAGATGATTCCGCCTCCGGTTCAAGGTCGTCACATACCGCTCAAGCGAAGTCTAGTAGATGTCGATGAATTGAAGGCGGAGTACGCCGGTAATCCGCAGTCGAAGAAAGTTTTCGATCTGGCGGTGAGGCTGGAGGGAACTATCCGTTCTCATGGTGTCCATGCTGCCGGAGTCGTGATTGCACCGGATGAGATAGTTAAATACACTCCACTCGAGATGGCCCAAAAGGGGGTAGTCTCGACCCAATATCCGATGAATCCGATAGAAGAGCTAGGACTTTTAAAGATGGACTTTCTCGGTCTGTCTAACTTAACGATTATTAAAAACGCACTGCGGATCATCCGTAAGGTGCATGAGGTCGAGATCGATATCTCAAGTATTCCCATGGATGATACGAAGACATTCGAACTGTTCAGTCGGGGTGATACTACCGGCGTTTTCCAGTTAGAGTCGGCCGGTATGAAGCGTTATCTTAAACAGCTGGGCCCGAACCAGTTTGAGGATATTATCGCGATGGTCGCACTATATCGTCCCGGTCCGATGGCCGAACTACCTCGCTATATCGAAGGAAAGAACAAACCGGATAAGGTCACCTACCCACATAAGTCACTAGAGCCTATCCTGGAAGATACTTATGGGGTGATGGTCTACCAAGAGCAGATTATCGCTATGTTGCAGTTGATCGCCGGCTATACAGCTGGCGAGGCCGACCTGGTCCGTAAAGCGATTGGTAAGAAAAAGCGTGAGATCATGGAGGCCGAAGAGCCCAAGTTTATCCAGGGCTGTATTAAGCAAGGGCTAAGTGAAGAACAGGCCAATGGTCTCTGGGCTTTAATCCAACCTTTCGCTGACTATTCCTTTAATAAGTCCCATGCCGCATGCTATGCACTGATTGCATATCAAACGGCTTATCTCAAGGCTCATTATCCATCCGCATTCATGGCGGCGTTGATGACCAGCGATTTCGATGACGCCGATCGGATTGCTATCGAGATTGCCGAGTGCCGTCATATGGGAATCGACGTACTCCCACCAGATGTGAACGAGAGCTTCGTCGAGTTTGCCGTGCGTCCGCATGAAGATAATTCTGGCCGGAGGGCTATCCGGTTTGGCCTTAGTGCAGTTAAGAACGTCGGTATTGGGGCAGTAGAAGAGATTTTACGAGCGCGGGAGGAAGGTAAGTTTAATTCGGTCGAGGACTTTGCTAAACGGGTCTCGGTCCGGAGTGTTAATCGTAAGGCGTGGGAATCATTGATTAAGGCGGGCGCATTCGATACTTTAGGCGATCGAGCTATTTTCCTTCTTAATCTCGATAAGATCGTGGCCTTTGCTCAGCGACTACAGAAAGATGCGGCCAACGGCCAGACCGACCTATTTGGTGACTCAGTGGTCGATACTTCATTGCAGCCACGACTCGACCTCGATACGCCCCAAGAGAAGCTAAACGAACGGGAGTACTTGCAGTGGGAGCGGGAGCTACTGGGTGTTTACTTATCTTCGCATCCCTTAGATGGGTTTAGCGACTATCTGGCTGAGAAGGCGATGCCGATCGAACGGATTACGAAGGACAAGGATGGTAATAATGTTCAGATCGGTGGCTTAGTGACAGCGGTTCGCGAGATTACAACTCGTAACGGCGCCCAGATGGCTTTCGTCAAGATGGAAGATAAGAGTGGAGAGCTGGAGATAATCGTTTTCCCGAAGACCTATGAGGGATCGCATGGTCTCTGGGAGGTTGATAAAGTGTTGTTAGTACAGGGTAAGGTTAATACTAAAGACCGGGACGGTAAACGGGGCGAAGAGATTAAGATCATGGCCGATAAAGTACGAGAGATTAACGAGCGCGAGCGACAGAACGGTGACGCTAAACCTGCCCTCTCACCATCCGCAGAACCGGAGCCACCTGCTCCCAGTGTAGCGGTAGAACAGCTTGATAATGATGACTCCGAGCCGACCGAGGCGCCGAGCGTATCAACTGGAGCCACCTCGATCGAGATTAATTTACCGGTTGCCGGAGGACGGGATCAGGCGACGCTGCAAGCTATCAAACGGATACTCGACAGGTACTCCGGTGAGGGTTCCGCTTTTATTGCGGTAGCTGGTCAGCGCATTAAACTGCCGTTTGCAGTGCAGGTTTGCGACGAGTTGATTCGGGCAATAGAGGGGCTAGAGTTGGTCGATAGTGTGAGTTCCATCTAG
- a CDS encoding PH domain-containing protein, giving the protein MKYCGNCGQSITTDSNFCTSCGHKISAAVDGAPTRAVFDYTDQGRHSRIVKHTPNSGSLVQDATIEFGDLHPNAIWLFFIYYIGHSVFLLPLILIGAFFEPWLVVLLGVYLVVHYVAARITYKNYRFEITPVAFTKEYGIIHKQAATIPLEQIENVNISRNLIDRMLGLSHIEIETAGTGGAKSRMILGGTTSASEGYIPGVAAAEADDLRDLMLARAKG; this is encoded by the coding sequence ATGAAATACTGTGGAAACTGCGGCCAATCCATAACGACCGATAGTAATTTTTGCACAAGCTGTGGCCATAAAATAAGCGCAGCGGTCGACGGTGCTCCGACTAGAGCGGTCTTCGACTATACCGATCAGGGTCGGCACTCCCGGATCGTTAAACACACTCCTAATAGCGGCAGCTTGGTTCAGGACGCCACTATTGAGTTTGGTGATCTACACCCGAATGCGATCTGGCTGTTCTTTATCTACTATATCGGCCATTCGGTCTTCTTATTACCTTTAATCCTCATCGGTGCGTTCTTCGAGCCTTGGCTAGTCGTTTTACTCGGGGTTTATTTGGTAGTGCACTATGTAGCCGCCCGAATTACTTATAAAAACTATCGGTTTGAGATCACCCCGGTAGCCTTTACTAAGGAGTATGGCATCATTCATAAACAAGCGGCAACGATACCACTAGAGCAGATAGAAAACGTTAACATCAGTCGTAACTTAATCGATCGGATGCTGGGTCTCTCGCACATTGAAATTGAGACGGCCGGAACCGGGGGAGCTAAGAGCCGAATGATTTTAGGCGGTACAACTTCAGCATCAGAGGGCTATATTCCTGGTGTGGCGGCGGCCGAAGCCGATGATTTACGGGATTTGATGCTAGCACGAGCTAAAGGCTAG